In the Flavobacterium sp. J372 genome, one interval contains:
- a CDS encoding DUF4141 domain-containing protein has protein sequence MRKFLFMVLGATLFATAPMRAQWVVSDPTNLAQGIVNTAQEIVQTSATAANTLDSFKEVQKVYQQGKEYYDALKAVNNLVKDARKVQLTVLMVGDISEIYVVNFGKMMNDPNFNAQELNAIGFGYSKLLNESAELLKELKQIITASSLSLNDKERMDIIDKVYGEVKQYHSLVRYYTNKNISVSLIRAKKANDTKRVLELYGRPNEKYW, from the coding sequence ATGAGAAAATTTTTGTTTATGGTGCTGGGTGCAACGCTGTTTGCCACCGCACCGATGAGGGCGCAATGGGTGGTTTCCGACCCGACGAACCTGGCTCAGGGAATTGTCAACACCGCTCAGGAGATTGTGCAGACATCCGCCACTGCTGCCAATACTTTGGACAGCTTCAAGGAAGTGCAAAAGGTCTATCAGCAGGGTAAAGAATACTACGACGCACTTAAGGCAGTGAACAATCTGGTGAAGGATGCCCGTAAAGTGCAGCTGACAGTTCTTATGGTTGGTGACATTTCTGAGATTTATGTTGTGAATTTCGGAAAAATGATGAACGATCCAAATTTTAATGCGCAGGAACTCAATGCAATTGGCTTCGGTTATTCCAAACTGCTCAACGAGAGCGCCGAGCTCCTGAAGGAACTCAAGCAGATTATCACTGCGTCGAGCTTATCCCTGAACGATAAAGAGCGTATGGATATTATCGACAAAGTTTATGGTGAAGTAAAGCAGTATCATAGCCTGGTACGCTACTATACCAATAAGAATATTTCAGTAAGCCTTATCCGTGCAAAGAAAGCAAACGATACAAAGAGGGTATTGGAATTGTACGGCAGGCCAAATGAAAAATACTGGTAA
- the traJ gene encoding conjugative transposon protein TraJ, which translates to MEFENLHQVLRSLYDEMVPLSAEMATIAKGLAGLGALFYVALKVWQALSRAEPIDVFPLLRPFALGLCIMFFPTMVLGTINAVLSPVVTGTHGILEGQVFDLNTLQQQKDQLEREAMMRNPETAYLVSDEEFDKKLEELGWSPGDLMTMSGMYLEREMYNLEKSIKDGFREFIEILFKAAALVIDTIRTFFLIVLSILGPIAFAISVWEGFQSTLTQWLMRYISVYLWLPVADLFSAMLAKIQTLILQKDIESLSDPNYIPDSSSTVYIIFMIIGIIGYFTIPTVTGWIIQAGGAGNYTRNVNQAAQKTGNVAGAVSGAGAGNISGRLMNK; encoded by the coding sequence ATGGAATTCGAAAATCTTCACCAGGTACTGCGGTCACTCTATGATGAAATGGTACCGCTTTCGGCAGAGATGGCGACAATTGCCAAAGGGCTTGCCGGTTTGGGAGCGCTGTTTTATGTAGCCCTTAAGGTGTGGCAGGCCCTGAGCCGTGCTGAGCCCATAGATGTTTTCCCACTTCTTAGGCCATTCGCTCTAGGCCTTTGCATTATGTTCTTTCCTACTATGGTGCTTGGAACTATCAATGCAGTGCTAAGCCCTGTAGTGACCGGAACGCATGGGATATTGGAAGGCCAGGTGTTTGACCTTAATACACTACAGCAGCAGAAAGATCAACTGGAACGTGAAGCAATGATGCGAAATCCTGAGACCGCTTATTTGGTTTCAGACGAAGAATTTGATAAGAAGCTCGAAGAATTGGGATGGTCGCCCGGAGACCTTATGACAATGTCAGGGATGTATTTGGAGCGCGAAATGTATAATCTTGAAAAAAGCATTAAGGACGGGTTCAGGGAGTTTATTGAGATACTTTTCAAAGCTGCCGCTCTGGTTATTGATACTATCCGTACATTTTTCCTCATTGTGCTTTCGATACTGGGGCCAATAGCTTTTGCCATATCGGTTTGGGAAGGTTTTCAGTCCACGTTGACGCAATGGCTGATGCGGTACATCAGCGTGTATCTGTGGCTGCCTGTTGCAGACCTCTTCAGCGCTATGCTTGCAAAGATTCAGACACTGATCCTTCAGAAAGATATAGAGAGCCTTTCCGATCCCAACTACATTCCTGACAGCTCATCTACGGTTTATATCATATTTATGATTATCGGCATCATCGGATATTTTACCATCCCGACGGTTACAGGCTGGATCATTCAGGCTGGCGGCGCAGGAAATTATACCCGAAATGTTAACCAGGCTGCGCAAAAAACAGGGAACGTTGCGGGTGCAGTCTCAGGGGCGGGTGCCGGGAATATCAGCGGAAGGCTAATGAACAAATAA
- the traK gene encoding conjugative transposon protein TraK, which produces MEFKILRNIENSFRQIRLYAIIFAALCILVAGFAVWQSYQFAQEQRQKIYVLDNGKSLMLALSQDASINRPVEAREHVRRFHELFFTLAPEKNAIESNMKRAFNLADKSAFDYYKDLSEKGYYNRIISGNIQQRIEVDSVVCNFDKYPYAVTTYARQSIIRSSNVTNRSLITSCSLVNSVRSDSNPQGFTIEKFSVLQNNDIETIER; this is translated from the coding sequence ATGGAATTTAAAATTTTAAGGAACATAGAAAACAGCTTCAGGCAAATCAGGCTGTACGCCATAATCTTTGCAGCTCTTTGCATTCTTGTAGCAGGATTTGCAGTCTGGCAATCGTATCAGTTTGCACAGGAACAAAGACAGAAAATTTATGTCCTTGATAATGGCAAGTCTCTGATGCTGGCCCTATCACAGGACGCGTCAATCAACAGGCCGGTAGAAGCTCGCGAGCACGTAAGACGTTTTCATGAGCTGTTCTTTACCCTTGCGCCGGAAAAAAATGCCATAGAAAGCAACATGAAACGGGCTTTCAACCTGGCAGATAAAAGTGCCTTTGATTATTATAAAGACCTTTCTGAGAAAGGATATTACAACAGGATCATTTCCGGGAATATACAGCAAAGGATAGAAGTTGATAGTGTTGTCTGCAATTTTGATAAGTATCCATACGCTGTAACGACCTATGCGAGGCAAAGCATTATCCGCAGCAGCAATGTGACCAACCGGAGCCTGATAACTTCATGCAGCCTTGTTAACTCGGTTCGTTCCGACAGCAACCCGCAAGGTTTCACTATTGAGAAATTCAGTGTCCTTCAGAACAACGACATTGAAACCATAGAACGCTAA
- the traM gene encoding conjugative transposon protein TraM: MFSGRYRPGHKKDSAAPTAKESFVAFRQERKNVVSALPQEAVINFSSPRNQAGNQTVFRSAVKQQQTPQIRNGIRACVHESQTIAGEGNVKLRLLETAHAASMTIPQGALLTASAKFQGGRLQLKISSIEHQGNIIPVEILVYDIDGQLGLNVPITPEVGAASEMAANMSQTAGTNMMLTRSAGQQIAADLSRGVVQGVSGYFSKKVRVQKVALKAGHQVFLVSKK, from the coding sequence ATATTTTCCGGGCGGTACAGGCCCGGCCACAAAAAAGATTCTGCGGCGCCTACCGCAAAAGAATCGTTTGTAGCGTTCCGACAGGAAAGGAAAAATGTCGTTTCCGCATTACCGCAGGAAGCGGTTATAAATTTTTCCTCCCCGCGCAACCAAGCCGGAAACCAAACGGTATTTCGCAGTGCGGTCAAGCAGCAGCAGACACCTCAAATCAGGAACGGTATCCGTGCCTGTGTACACGAAAGCCAAACCATTGCAGGGGAGGGAAACGTAAAGCTGAGGCTGCTCGAAACCGCGCATGCTGCAAGCATGACAATCCCTCAGGGAGCCTTGTTGACGGCCTCGGCTAAATTTCAGGGAGGTCGCCTTCAATTAAAAATTTCTTCAATTGAGCATCAGGGCAACATTATACCGGTAGAAATACTGGTGTATGATATAGACGGGCAACTTGGGCTAAATGTTCCAATAACGCCTGAAGTCGGTGCAGCCAGCGAAATGGCAGCTAATATGAGCCAAACAGCAGGCACTAATATGATGCTCACACGCTCGGCAGGACAGCAGATTGCTGCCGATCTTAGCAGGGGTGTCGTCCAGGGTGTCTCCGGTTACTTTTCAAAAAAAGTAAGGGTCCAAAAAGTCGCCCTTAAGGCGGGTCACCAAGTCTTCCTTGTTTCCAAAAAATAA
- the traN gene encoding conjugative transposon protein TraN, whose protein sequence is MAIFAIALTSLTAMQGFAQNPNLLEIGKIEPYEMEVTFDKTSHLIFPSAIRYIDLGSDYLVAGKAEDADNVLRVKAAVRDFEEETNFSVITEDGCFYSFNVYYSPYPYVLSYDLLKMGRTLQRNSSNDVLFEELGSSSPSVAGLLLETIYQKDKRLIRHIGSKSYGIQFLLKGIYIHRGSFYFHTELRNNTNVPFRIDFVNFKVVDKKVAKRTVAQERNLTALRMYKPLMPITSQSREQNVFLLDQFTIDDDKVLLIEIFEKSGGRHQVLEVYNSDLVSARRIEDMQLKIKQR, encoded by the coding sequence GTGGCAATATTCGCTATTGCCTTAACCAGCCTTACGGCTATGCAGGGATTTGCACAAAATCCCAACCTTCTTGAAATCGGAAAAATCGAACCGTATGAAATGGAGGTCACCTTCGATAAGACCAGCCATCTGATCTTTCCTTCTGCCATCCGTTACATTGATTTGGGCAGTGATTACCTTGTCGCGGGGAAGGCAGAGGATGCTGACAATGTGCTCCGTGTAAAGGCGGCAGTTCGGGACTTCGAGGAAGAAACGAATTTCTCGGTCATTACTGAGGACGGATGTTTCTACAGCTTCAACGTGTACTACAGCCCGTATCCTTATGTACTGAGTTACGACCTTTTGAAAATGGGCAGGACATTGCAAAGAAACTCCAGTAACGACGTGCTTTTTGAAGAGCTTGGGAGTAGTTCCCCATCAGTGGCCGGGCTGCTGCTGGAGACAATATACCAAAAGGACAAACGCCTGATACGGCATATAGGGTCTAAAAGTTACGGCATTCAGTTCCTCCTTAAGGGAATATACATTCACCGTGGCAGCTTTTATTTTCATACGGAGTTGCGCAACAATACAAATGTCCCATTCCGTATTGACTTCGTGAACTTCAAAGTGGTTGACAAAAAGGTGGCGAAACGTACCGTTGCACAGGAAAGAAACCTCACGGCTCTGCGTATGTACAAGCCGCTTATGCCCATCACGTCGCAAAGCAGGGAGCAGAATGTTTTCCTTTTGGACCAGTTTACAATCGACGATGATAAAGTGCTGCTGATAGAGATTTTTGAGAAAAGCGGTGGCAGGCACCAGGTTTTGGAAGTTTACAATTCAGACCTTGTCAGCGCCAGGCGCATTGAGGACATGCAGCTGAAGATTAAGCAACGATAA
- a CDS encoding conjugal transfer protein TraO, protein MKKLIFTVLVLWLVTSGYAQRMLPGQMGLEVSAGTFSADSPHKNYFVGVALAAMTKRGNYQLYGAEYSHRYASYKGTNIPLETFLGEAGYSFSLLADRKKAVAFYAAITGVGGYETINRGNDMLFDRAKILNDEGFVYGAGGRLSCEVYLFDSMVLILQGRARMLWGDFIRTISTVPWRRITI, encoded by the coding sequence ATGAAAAAGTTAATTTTTACAGTTTTGGTTTTATGGCTGGTCACTTCAGGCTATGCACAGCGCATGCTTCCCGGCCAGATGGGATTGGAGGTGTCGGCTGGAACCTTCTCAGCAGACAGTCCTCACAAGAATTACTTTGTCGGAGTAGCCCTGGCAGCTATGACCAAGAGAGGCAATTACCAATTGTATGGAGCCGAGTATTCCCATCGCTATGCCTCCTATAAAGGCACAAATATACCCTTGGAAACGTTCTTAGGGGAAGCCGGGTATAGTTTCAGCCTTCTGGCAGACAGGAAAAAAGCTGTGGCATTCTACGCAGCTATAACCGGTGTCGGTGGTTATGAAACTATAAATCGCGGAAATGATATGTTATTTGATAGGGCTAAAATTCTGAACGATGAGGGCTTTGTCTATGGGGCCGGCGGGAGGTTGTCTTGTGAAGTTTATTTGTTCGACAGCATGGTATTGATACTGCAGGGTCGCGCCAGGATGTTATGGGGGGACTTCATTAGAACAATTTCGACCGTCCCTTGGCGCAGGATTACGATTTAA
- a CDS encoding DUF3872 domain-containing protein produces MRNILNTGKQILVLLMVTAGCFLNSSCEEEELNIQDNFPFGVSVMPVPDEIADEQTVELRFTIQPTGNYSNTRYFIRYFQFEGQGTLQYFDDPPYLPNDLYELPDLQFRLYYTSASVVSQSFDVWISDNFGNERQVSFQFNSSD; encoded by the coding sequence ATGAGAAACATTTTAAACACAGGTAAACAAATATTGGTACTCTTAATGGTAACAGCAGGATGTTTTTTAAATTCTTCCTGTGAAGAAGAGGAACTTAATATACAGGACAACTTCCCTTTTGGGGTTTCTGTTATGCCGGTTCCGGATGAGATTGCCGACGAACAGACGGTAGAGTTACGGTTTACCATCCAGCCCACAGGAAATTACAGCAATACCCGTTATTTTATTCGCTATTTCCAGTTTGAAGGACAGGGCACTTTGCAGTATTTTGACGATCCGCCCTACCTGCCGAATGACCTCTATGAATTGCCTGATTTGCAATTCAGGCTTTATTATACATCTGCATCTGTTGTGTCGCAGTCATTTGATGTATGGATATCCGATAATTTTGGAAATGAAAGGCAGGTCAGTTTTCAGTTTAATAGCAGCGATTAG
- a CDS encoding response regulator transcription factor — protein MKNDSPIMIALIDDHAKLRNAVANYLESFNYTVILQAADGKEGLEAIALLPEKPKLCIVDINMPVMDGFATARQLTQSYPTVKILAFSVHGDEENVVKMVAAGAKGYLQKGCDPEEIKRAADQLVAGKYYFSEAVKDVAIKYLFSEGKLLQ, from the coding sequence ATGAAAAACGATAGCCCAATTATGATTGCCTTAATTGACGACCATGCCAAGCTTCGCAATGCTGTAGCAAATTATCTTGAAAGCTTTAATTACACGGTTATTTTACAGGCAGCAGACGGAAAAGAAGGACTTGAAGCAATAGCGCTTCTGCCTGAGAAGCCAAAGCTATGTATCGTGGACATCAATATGCCTGTAATGGATGGATTCGCCACTGCGCGGCAATTAACCCAGTCCTATCCCACGGTCAAAATATTGGCCTTCAGTGTACATGGTGATGAGGAGAATGTCGTAAAGATGGTGGCGGCAGGCGCAAAAGGATACCTTCAAAAGGGTTGTGATCCCGAGGAGATTAAGCGAGCGGCTGACCAATTAGTAGCAGGGAAATATTATTTTAGTGAAGCAGTTAAAGATGTGGCAATCAAATATTTATTTTCTGAAGGTAAGTTGTTGCAATAA
- a CDS encoding IS110 family transposase → MPTKYFPILKRFLSLVSWVNKQTSTATEVRYIMEATGVYHESLAYYLCSTQKQISIVLPNKISNYARTLDIKTITDKSASQAIARFGLERQLEIWQPPSKIFNDLRQLCREREQLVQERTMLKNQLHAERTSATTSEKSVKRTNKRIALINAQEKEIQKEITKLINGDRVLVEKMKIISSIPGIGNLTAVTIIAETNGFELITNKKQLVSYAGLDVKEKTSGTSVKSKPRISKRGNRNLRKVMHFPALAAIRTDERFRYIFLRLVSRHGIKMKAIVAIQRKLLELTFILWKNNSYYNPGHEYQIIPFQEAAV, encoded by the coding sequence ATGCCTACAAAGTATTTCCCAATACTAAAAAGGTTTTTAAGCCTTGTATCATGGGTAAATAAGCAGACGTCAACTGCGACAGAAGTGCGGTACATAATGGAAGCAACTGGAGTTTATCATGAATCCTTAGCCTATTATCTATGCAGTACTCAAAAACAAATTAGTATCGTTTTACCTAACAAGATCAGTAATTATGCGAGAACACTTGACATAAAGACTATTACTGACAAGAGCGCTTCACAAGCCATAGCGAGATTTGGATTGGAAAGGCAGTTGGAAATATGGCAGCCTCCTTCAAAAATATTCAATGATTTAAGACAGCTTTGCCGGGAACGTGAGCAGCTAGTGCAGGAACGCACAATGTTGAAGAATCAACTTCATGCAGAACGTACTTCTGCAACAACAAGTGAAAAATCAGTAAAACGAACTAATAAAAGAATAGCTTTGATTAATGCACAGGAAAAGGAGATACAGAAGGAAATTACTAAGCTTATCAATGGAGATAGAGTTTTAGTAGAAAAGATGAAGATAATATCTTCTATACCGGGAATTGGAAATCTAACGGCTGTAACCATTATCGCGGAAACCAATGGATTTGAGTTAATAACGAATAAAAAACAACTGGTCAGTTATGCCGGATTAGATGTAAAAGAAAAGACATCTGGAACCTCAGTGAAATCCAAACCAAGAATATCCAAGCGGGGCAATCGGAATTTAAGGAAGGTAATGCACTTTCCTGCATTGGCTGCAATAAGAACTGATGAAAGGTTCAGATATATTTTCTTAAGATTAGTTTCAAGGCATGGTATTAAAATGAAGGCTATTGTTGCCATCCAAAGAAAATTACTGGAATTGACTTTTATCTTATGGAAGAATAATTCTTATTATAATCCAGGACACGAATATCAAATTATTCCGTTCCAGGAAGCAGCGGTATAA
- a CDS encoding GDCCVxC domain-containing (seleno)protein: MEIKLQSIITCPNCGHKKEETMPTNACQYFYECEKCKTMLKPLEGDCCVYCSFGSVKCPPIQENKKCC, from the coding sequence ATGGAAATAAAGTTACAATCAATAATAACTTGTCCAAACTGTGGTCACAAAAAAGAGGAGACAATGCCAACAAATGCTTGTCAATATTTTTACGAATGCGAAAAGTGCAAAACAATGTTAAAACCTCTGGAAGGTGACTGTTGTGTCTATTGTAGTTTCGGTTCTGTAAAGTGCCCGCCAATTCAAGAAAATAAAAAATGCTGTTGA
- the merTP gene encoding mercuric transport protein MerTP, giving the protein MKTDKKLIGTGLLTAIAASLCCITPVLAIIAGTSGLASAFSWLEPFRPYFIGLTILVLGFAWYQKLKPQKRIDCNCEITEKPNFMQTKSFLGIITVMAVLLLSFPIYAHIFFPKTESKAIITQTSKIQKVEFTIKGMTCSGCEHHVKTEISKLKGIVEVVVSYEKGNAIVRFDIKQTSIEEIEKAINSTGYKSLKSKTIS; this is encoded by the coding sequence ATGAAAACGGATAAGAAACTAATCGGGACCGGACTTTTGACAGCAATTGCAGCTTCATTGTGCTGCATTACACCCGTTTTGGCTATCATCGCAGGAACAAGCGGACTTGCTTCAGCTTTTTCCTGGCTCGAACCTTTCCGGCCATATTTTATCGGTTTAACAATTTTAGTGCTTGGTTTTGCATGGTATCAAAAGTTGAAACCACAAAAGAGAATTGACTGTAATTGTGAAATAACTGAAAAACCAAATTTTATGCAGACAAAATCATTTTTAGGAATTATTACCGTCATGGCGGTTTTACTTTTATCATTTCCAATTTATGCACACATCTTTTTTCCAAAGACTGAAAGTAAAGCAATTATTACCCAAACTTCCAAAATTCAGAAAGTTGAGTTTACAATTAAAGGAATGACTTGTTCAGGCTGCGAACATCACGTTAAAACAGAGATTAGCAAACTAAAAGGAATTGTCGAAGTTGTAGTTTCTTATGAGAAAGGAAACGCTATTGTAAGGTTTGACATCAAACAAACAAGTATAGAAGAAATCGAAAAAGCTATCAATTCGACAGGCTATAAATCACTAAAAAGTAAAACTATATCATAA
- a CDS encoding metalloregulator ArsR/SmtB family transcription factor, protein MDNISCIRQQADIKQINRCKNRVSELHDSFDYLSNGLELAGNNVRLRILFLLYEEKRLCVCDLSDILGMTISAVSQHLRKLKDRKLIVTEREAQTIFYSLTKEYENMLNPFFKILDDNKIVEAI, encoded by the coding sequence ATGGATAATATTTCGTGTATAAGACAACAGGCTGACATTAAACAAATCAATCGCTGTAAAAATCGAGTTTCAGAACTCCATGACTCCTTTGACTATTTATCGAATGGACTTGAATTGGCAGGGAATAATGTAAGGCTGAGAATTTTGTTTCTACTTTATGAAGAAAAACGACTTTGTGTTTGTGATTTAAGTGATATTCTTGGTATGACAATTTCAGCAGTTTCCCAGCACTTGCGAAAACTTAAAGACCGAAAGCTCATTGTAACCGAAAGAGAGGCACAAACCATTTTTTACTCATTGACAAAAGAGTATGAAAATATGCTGAACCCATTTTTTAAAATACTCGACGATAACAAAATTGTAGAAGCAATATGA
- a CDS encoding PRTRC system ThiF family protein, protein MNTEKMKVHFTDNSLLNPTNPVTVNVIGAGGTGSKVIIALLEMNHSLIELGHAGLLVRLWDDDTITHANLGRQRFAECEVGLHKSVAIINRANRWAGTNWKAETSKFEIASFDKLPDHARATIYISCVDTVQARFTIAEIIQKASKGNAYSNRPLYWLDFGNSQNTGQVILSTIGAVRQPNSEKYETVASLPFVTEEFGDLLKASEQSDDTPSCSLAEALAKQDLYINSSLVQMGCSLLWGMFRNGLTPYRGFFHNLKDFTTNPLKIA, encoded by the coding sequence ATGAATACTGAGAAAATGAAAGTCCATTTTACGGACAACAGCCTTTTAAACCCGACTAATCCAGTAACGGTAAACGTCATTGGTGCGGGAGGCACAGGTTCAAAAGTAATTATCGCACTGCTGGAAATGAACCATAGCCTGATTGAATTGGGCCATGCAGGTCTATTGGTCAGATTATGGGATGATGACACGATAACCCATGCCAATTTGGGAAGGCAACGATTTGCAGAATGTGAGGTAGGATTACACAAATCCGTAGCTATCATTAACCGTGCGAACCGATGGGCAGGTACTAATTGGAAAGCGGAAACATCCAAGTTTGAAATAGCAAGTTTTGACAAGCTGCCTGACCATGCAAGGGCAACTATTTATATTTCCTGCGTAGATACCGTACAAGCCCGTTTTACTATTGCTGAAATAATTCAGAAGGCAAGCAAAGGCAATGCCTATTCAAACCGCCCGCTTTACTGGCTTGATTTCGGAAACAGCCAGAACACAGGGCAGGTAATACTATCTACAATAGGAGCTGTACGTCAGCCCAATTCGGAGAAATACGAGACAGTGGCAAGCCTGCCATTTGTTACAGAGGAATTTGGCGATTTGCTGAAAGCGTCGGAACAGTCGGATGATACGCCAAGTTGCAGTTTAGCCGAGGCACTCGCAAAACAGGATTTATATATCAATTCGTCCTTGGTACAGATGGGTTGCTCCCTGCTGTGGGGCATGTTCCGCAATGGGTTGACACCCTACAGGGGCTTTTTCCATAACCTGAAGGATTTTACCACAAACCCTTTAAAAATAGCCTGA
- a CDS encoding prokaryotic E2 ligase family D protein, whose protein sequence is MEDITQNFGTLYHPVSALVIYQTKGTNRATYVEHFDMDRNGNPINAHPLTEREAKALAKALNTEKEKSKAFLKSEGILPTNVLYINPTDKGAVMWFTKSRKTKLFFADKLDMANGTAEVPALLWYANKHSLTLFALATNRRPNGKTALYHAPFFNVYESGNVCMGTVNINIKNSASVDEFTSAWESYFFNSYFSHLVNEHNPVIGNCVSLWKELIATGKAFPNEVLKKTNRTIKNILP, encoded by the coding sequence ATGGAAGATATAACGCAAAATTTCGGAACGCTTTACCATCCCGTGTCCGCATTGGTCATCTACCAAACCAAAGGAACCAACAGGGCTACCTATGTTGAGCATTTTGACATGGACAGGAACGGTAATCCAATAAATGCCCATCCGCTTACGGAAAGGGAAGCAAAAGCACTTGCAAAAGCGCTCAATACCGAAAAGGAAAAAAGCAAGGCTTTCCTTAAGTCCGAAGGAATATTACCCACCAATGTTTTGTATATCAATCCTACCGATAAGGGTGCGGTAATGTGGTTTACCAAGTCAAGGAAAACAAAGTTGTTTTTTGCAGATAAACTTGATATGGCAAATGGTACTGCGGAAGTACCCGCTTTGCTTTGGTATGCCAACAAACACAGCCTGACGCTTTTCGCCCTTGCGACGAACCGAAGACCGAACGGGAAAACAGCATTATACCACGCACCCTTTTTCAATGTGTACGAAAGCGGCAACGTCTGTATGGGTACGGTAAACATAAATATTAAAAACTCCGCTTCAGTTGATGAATTTACATCTGCTTGGGAAAGCTACTTTTTTAACAGCTATTTCAGCCATTTAGTAAATGAGCACAATCCTGTTATCGGGAATTGTGTAAGCCTATGGAAAGAACTTATCGCCACAGGGAAAGCCTTCCCCAATGAAGTATTGAAAAAAACCAACAGGACAATAAAAAATATACTGCCATGA
- a CDS encoding PRTRC system protein C has protein sequence MLLATQLERVFILNDKGQEVRLSDPEPKWSVEAVMNFYATTYPILTTAKVSAPQIKDDTVQYRFESVMGTKG, from the coding sequence ATGTTATTAGCCACGCAATTAGAACGAGTATTTATACTTAATGATAAAGGGCAGGAAGTCAGGCTATCCGACCCTGAACCAAAATGGAGTGTAGAAGCGGTAATGAATTTTTACGCCACTACCTATCCGATATTGACGACCGCAAAGGTATCTGCACCGCAGATCAAGGATGATACGGTACAGTACCGTTTTGAAAGTGTAATGGGAACGAAAGGTTAA
- a CDS encoding DUF932 domain-containing protein, producing the protein MGHNLNFNERTGKYSFFSVQEKAWHGLGQTVQEYPTSEEAIRHAGLDYEVIKAPLYTTGTGIIETEDTMEIRDKEIIVPNYFANIRGDNNAVLGVVGKDYHIVQNRDAFAFFDAIVGGGDGILYETAGALGNGERIFITAKFPDYIRVGKGEDVTEKYIFLTTSHDGSGSITAAFTPIRIVCQNTLNASLRSMSNVVRIKHTSGAKQRLENAHKVMGLANNLSDQLQDIFNNWTKVKVSDSEVKKLIQLALCPNSETFDLLKKGAEDELSTVFKNTVEDAFAYAMMSDTQQMDTTKGTLFGAYNAVTGYYQNVRSYKSDEAKLQSIVMGGTAQMKSQKAFELCTSFQKIGTDVFNFN; encoded by the coding sequence ATGGGACATAATTTGAATTTCAACGAGAGGACAGGAAAGTACAGCTTTTTTAGCGTACAGGAAAAAGCATGGCACGGATTGGGGCAAACCGTTCAGGAATATCCGACAAGCGAGGAAGCCATCAGGCACGCAGGACTGGATTACGAAGTAATTAAAGCACCGCTGTACACCACAGGAACGGGTATTATCGAAACTGAAGATACTATGGAAATCAGGGATAAGGAAATCATAGTGCCAAACTATTTTGCTAACATCCGAGGAGACAACAACGCCGTGTTGGGCGTAGTGGGAAAAGACTATCACATCGTCCAGAACCGTGATGCCTTCGCATTTTTTGATGCGATTGTAGGCGGTGGCGATGGCATTCTGTACGAGACTGCAGGAGCTTTGGGAAATGGAGAGCGCATTTTTATAACCGCTAAATTTCCAGACTATATCCGAGTAGGAAAAGGCGAAGACGTTACTGAAAAATACATCTTCCTGACCACCTCGCACGATGGCAGCGGAAGTATAACAGCTGCATTTACACCCATTAGGATTGTATGCCAAAATACCCTGAACGCATCGCTCCGCAGTATGAGCAATGTAGTACGCATCAAGCACACTTCAGGGGCTAAGCAACGTTTGGAGAACGCCCACAAAGTCATGGGTTTGGCGAACAACCTGAGCGACCAATTGCAGGACATTTTCAACAACTGGACAAAAGTAAAAGTATCGGACAGCGAAGTGAAAAAACTGATACAGCTTGCGCTTTGCCCTAATTCGGAAACATTTGACCTGCTCAAAAAAGGGGCTGAAGATGAACTTTCGACTGTCTTTAAAAACACGGTAGAAGATGCTTTTGCCTACGCTATGATGAGCGACACCCAACAAATGGACACTACCAAAGGAACATTGTTTGGGGCATACAATGCCGTGACGGGCTACTATCAGAACGTGAGAAGCTACAAAAGTGATGAAGCCAAACTGCAATCCATTGTGATGGGCGGTACTGCGCAGATGAAATCGCAAAAGGCTTTTGAACTCTGTACCTCATTCCAAAAAATCGGGACGGACGTATTCAATTTCAATTAA